The Mustelus asterias chromosome 23, sMusAst1.hap1.1, whole genome shotgun sequence genome window below encodes:
- the LOC144510777 gene encoding parvalbumin beta-like translates to MSMSTVLKSGDIDKALAECAGSFNHKTFFATSGLSKKSDAELATVFGILDQDGSGFIEVEELKLFLQNFSGTARELNKSETEAFLAAGDSDHDGKIGVDEFKSMVKA, encoded by the exons ATGTCTATGAGCACGGTACTCAAATCCGGTGACATCGACAAAGCCCTGGCTGAATGTGCCG GTTCATTCAATCACAAGACATTCTTCGCAACCAGCGGCCTGAGCAAGAAATCAGATGCCGAACTTGCTACAGTTTTCGGCATCCTTGACCAGGATGGGAGTGGGTTCATTGAAGTGGAGGAGCTGAA ACTCTTCCTGCAGAACTTTTCTGGCACTGCAAGGGAACTGAACAAATCTGAGACCGAAGCTTTCCTTGCTGCTGGAGACAGTGATCATGATGGCAAGATCGGAGTTGACG AGTTCAAGTCCATGGTCAAAGCATAA